From the genome of Pseudomonas yamanorum, one region includes:
- a CDS encoding LysR family transcriptional regulator has product MSSILDLEVFVRTADTGSLSAAARSLSLTPAAASIALKRLETRLGIRLLARSTRSMRLTEEGRRYLDSVRVALEALSEGEQAIKQQGQSLSGLLQLAAPSDFGRNVLLGWLDEFKLEHPNVRLQLLLNDSNADLFRETVDIALRFGVPRDSSLVALPVVPDHTRVACASPDYLARHGTPRIPQDLAQHSTLRYMRQGRANNTWYFRQGELLQEVEVSGDYLSDDGEIVRRWALAGHGIAYKARLDIARDIKAGRLVPLLTDWQGEPTPFNLMCPHRLQVSERVKVLHRFLQLRCAELLPQ; this is encoded by the coding sequence ATGAGTTCAATCCTCGACCTTGAAGTCTTCGTGCGCACCGCCGACACCGGCAGCCTGTCCGCCGCCGCCCGTAGCCTCAGCCTGACCCCGGCGGCCGCCAGCATTGCCCTCAAGCGCCTGGAAACCCGCCTGGGCATTCGGCTGCTGGCGCGCTCCACCCGCAGCATGCGCCTGACTGAAGAAGGCCGGCGCTACCTGGACAGCGTGCGGGTGGCCCTGGAGGCGTTGTCCGAAGGCGAACAGGCGATCAAGCAACAAGGCCAAAGCCTCAGTGGTTTGCTGCAATTGGCCGCGCCCTCGGATTTCGGGCGCAATGTGCTGCTGGGCTGGCTGGATGAGTTCAAGCTCGAGCACCCGAACGTTCGCCTGCAATTGCTGCTCAACGACAGCAATGCCGACCTGTTTCGCGAAACCGTCGACATCGCCCTGCGTTTCGGCGTACCACGGGACTCCAGCCTGGTCGCGCTGCCGGTGGTGCCCGATCACACACGGGTAGCGTGTGCCAGCCCCGACTACCTCGCGCGCCACGGCACGCCACGCATCCCTCAGGACCTGGCACAGCACAGCACGCTGCGCTATATGCGCCAGGGGCGCGCGAACAACACCTGGTACTTTCGCCAGGGTGAGCTGCTGCAGGAAGTCGAGGTCAGCGGCGACTACTTGAGTGATGACGGCGAGATCGTGCGGCGTTGGGCATTGGCCGGCCATGGCATTGCTTATAAAGCGCGACTGGATATAGCCCGCGACATCAAGGCCGGACGCCTGGTGCCCTTGCTCACCGATTGGCAAGGCGAGCCGACGCCGTTCAACCTGATGTGCCCGCATCGGCTGCAAGTGTCGGAACGGGTCAAGGTACTGCACCGCTTCCTGCAACTGCGCTGCGCCGAACTATTACCGCAATAA
- a CDS encoding GNAT family N-acetyltransferase codes for MHTPEPKIVITRFTEAHLDGVAALYNDPAVCRQVLQMPFQSIEAWRARLAPGDERRLQLVAVHAGEVIGNLGLEQYSRVRRSHVGSFGMGVATAWQGKGVGSRLLSAALEVADNWMNLHRVELTVYADNEAAHRLYHKFGFETEGLLRDYAVRDGAFVDTLTMARIRKPA; via the coding sequence ATGCACACACCTGAACCCAAAATCGTGATCACGCGCTTCACCGAGGCCCACCTTGACGGCGTCGCTGCGCTCTACAACGACCCGGCTGTCTGCCGTCAGGTGCTGCAAATGCCTTTCCAGTCGATCGAGGCCTGGCGCGCACGCCTGGCACCCGGGGATGAACGGCGGCTACAACTGGTGGCCGTGCATGCGGGTGAAGTGATTGGCAACCTGGGGCTTGAGCAATATTCCCGTGTGCGCCGCAGCCATGTCGGTTCATTCGGCATGGGCGTGGCCACCGCCTGGCAGGGCAAGGGCGTGGGCTCCCGGCTGCTGAGTGCGGCGCTGGAGGTGGCGGATAACTGGATGAACCTGCACCGGGTGGAACTGACGGTGTACGCCGACAACGAAGCCGCCCACCGCCTGTACCACAAGTTCGGCTTCGAGACCGAAGGCCTGCTGCGCGATTACGCCGTGCGTGACGGCGCATTCGTCGACACCCTGACCATGGCGCGCATCCGCAAGCCTGCCTAG
- a CDS encoding aspartate/glutamate racemase family protein, whose amino-acid sequence MRTIGLIGGMSWESSAEYYRIINQSARDQLGPLRSAQLLMYSVDFGPVEQAQHAGRWDDAALILEDAARRLQAGGAECIVLCTNTMHLVAPRIEAAVSIPFLHIADAAGAAAVDAGTLTVGLLGTAFTMEQEFLKSRLAAQGLTVLVPDAEERQAVHRIIYEELCVGVISDASREVYQRVIESLAARGAQAIILGCTEISLLIKPQHSDLPLLDTTELHAQAAVAFALQDD is encoded by the coding sequence ATGCGCACCATCGGCCTTATCGGCGGCATGAGCTGGGAGTCCAGCGCCGAGTATTACCGCATCATCAACCAAAGTGCGCGCGACCAGCTCGGCCCCCTGCGTTCGGCACAACTGTTGATGTACAGCGTCGACTTCGGCCCGGTGGAGCAGGCCCAGCACGCCGGGCGCTGGGATGACGCCGCACTGATCCTCGAAGACGCAGCCCGCCGCCTGCAAGCCGGTGGCGCCGAATGCATCGTGCTGTGTACCAACACCATGCACCTGGTGGCGCCGCGCATTGAAGCGGCAGTGTCGATACCGTTTCTGCATATTGCAGACGCCGCCGGCGCAGCGGCCGTGGATGCCGGCACTCTGACGGTGGGCCTGCTGGGCACCGCATTTACCATGGAGCAGGAGTTTCTCAAGTCGCGTTTGGCCGCCCAAGGGCTGACCGTGCTGGTGCCGGACGCGGAAGAGCGCCAGGCCGTGCACCGGATCATCTATGAGGAATTGTGTGTCGGGGTGATCAGCGACGCATCGCGTGAGGTGTACCAACGGGTGATCGAGTCCCTGGCGGCGCGTGGCGCCCAGGCCATCATCCTTGGCTGCACGGAAATCAGTCTGTTGATCAAGCCGCAGCACAGCGACCTGCCACTGCTGGACACCACCGAGCTGCATGCGCAGGCTGCGGTGGCGTTTGCCTTGCAGGACGACTAG
- a CDS encoding sugar diacid recognition domain-containing protein — translation MFELDHDLAQDIVNRTMAILPYNVNVMDSQGLILGSGEPERINTRHEGAQLVLANVRVVEIDSQTAKHLKGVQPGINLPLLHDQRLIGVLGITGEPELLRTYAQLVRMTAEMLVSQRHQQAEQQWRRQRCDDLLALLLAETGDSPRLVDEAQQLGLKPQMARTPYLFELGSGQSAEALSTWLTSRYPDSWCVSSAQFSLLWCRPASVQVDNPRLLEKLDGLGWNILRVAVGGQADGLPGLRRCYRRVGDLLAYGRDVLPESRLLTLNRYRLPVMLWRHRNDDALDELLNPLRKVLVKDSNGQLLATLRSWCDHDGQSQACADALGIHRNSLRYRMERIAELSGVDPLTLDGMLALYLGVQLLPQALSK, via the coding sequence ATGTTCGAGCTGGATCATGACTTGGCGCAGGATATCGTCAATCGCACCATGGCGATCCTGCCCTATAACGTCAACGTCATGGACAGCCAGGGCCTGATCCTCGGCAGCGGCGAACCCGAGCGGATCAACACCCGCCACGAAGGCGCGCAGTTGGTGCTGGCGAATGTGCGCGTGGTGGAGATCGACAGCCAGACCGCCAAGCACCTCAAGGGCGTGCAACCCGGGATCAATCTGCCGCTGCTGCACGACCAGCGCCTGATCGGCGTGCTGGGCATTACCGGTGAGCCGGAATTGCTGCGTACCTATGCGCAACTCGTACGCATGACCGCCGAAATGCTGGTGAGCCAGCGTCACCAGCAGGCCGAGCAGCAATGGCGGCGCCAGCGTTGCGATGACCTGCTGGCGCTCCTTCTGGCCGAGACCGGCGACTCGCCGCGGCTGGTGGATGAAGCGCAGCAGCTGGGCCTCAAACCGCAGATGGCACGTACGCCGTACCTGTTTGAACTGGGCAGCGGCCAGTCGGCGGAAGCCTTGAGCACCTGGCTGACCTCGCGCTACCCGGACAGCTGGTGCGTCAGCTCCGCACAGTTTTCCCTGCTGTGGTGCCGACCGGCGTCGGTGCAAGTCGACAACCCGCGCCTGCTGGAAAAACTCGACGGCCTGGGCTGGAACATCCTGCGGGTCGCCGTCGGCGGGCAAGCAGACGGCCTGCCCGGGCTACGCCGTTGCTACCGGCGGGTCGGCGATCTGCTTGCCTATGGCCGTGATGTGCTGCCCGAATCGCGGTTGCTGACCCTCAATCGCTACCGCCTGCCGGTAATGCTCTGGCGCCACCGCAACGACGACGCCCTCGACGAACTGCTCAACCCGCTGCGCAAGGTACTGGTCAAGGACAGCAACGGCCAGTTGCTGGCGACCCTGCGCAGTTGGTGCGATCACGACGGCCAAAGCCAGGCCTGCGCCGATGCCCTGGGCATTCACCGCAACAGCCTGCGCTATCGCATGGAGCGCATCGCCGAGTTGAGCGGCGTCGACCCGTTGACCCTCGATGGCATGCTTGCGTTGTACCTGGGCGTACAGCTATTGCCGCAGGCTTTGTCGAAATGA
- a CDS encoding MFS transporter translates to MSQSAAVTQATDDDKNAVYKRITLRLIPFIFICYLFNYLDRVNVGFAKLQMLDDLKFSETVYGLGAGIFFIGYVLCGVPSNLALTKFGPRRWIALMMIVWGTLSTCLLFVSTPTHFYGLRLLTGAAEAGFFPGVVLYLSQWFPTFRRGRIMALFMSAIPVSGLLGSPFSGWILNHFAAGQGGLAGWQWMFLLQGVPTVILGALAYFLLSDSFANAKWLTPHERAVLEADQATDLANKPKTTSDSLLEVFKNPAIWAFGLIYFCIQSGVYAINFWLPSIIKNMGFSDNLVIGWLSAIPYLLAAVFMLLVGRSADLRKERRWHLVVPMLMGAIGLVIAVNFATTPAIAILGLTIATMGALTGLPMFWPVPTAMLSAGAAAGGLALINSMGQMAGFLSPYIVGFVKDATGSTDIALYLLAAVIVAGSVLALRMTRTLKG, encoded by the coding sequence ATGTCACAGAGCGCCGCTGTTACCCAGGCCACCGATGACGATAAAAACGCCGTATACAAGCGCATCACCCTGCGCCTGATCCCCTTCATTTTCATCTGCTACCTGTTCAACTACCTCGACCGCGTCAACGTCGGCTTTGCCAAGTTGCAGATGCTCGACGACCTGAAATTCAGCGAGACCGTGTACGGCCTCGGTGCCGGGATCTTCTTTATCGGCTACGTGCTGTGCGGCGTGCCGAGCAACCTGGCGTTGACCAAATTTGGTCCACGGCGCTGGATTGCGCTGATGATGATCGTTTGGGGCACCCTGTCCACCTGCCTGCTGTTCGTCAGCACGCCAACGCACTTCTATGGTTTGCGCCTGCTGACCGGTGCCGCCGAAGCCGGGTTCTTCCCGGGCGTGGTGCTGTACCTCTCGCAGTGGTTCCCGACCTTCCGCCGTGGGCGGATCATGGCGCTGTTCATGTCGGCGATTCCGGTGTCCGGCCTGCTGGGCAGCCCGTTCTCCGGCTGGATCCTCAACCACTTCGCCGCCGGCCAAGGCGGGCTTGCGGGCTGGCAGTGGATGTTCCTGCTGCAAGGCGTGCCGACGGTGATCCTCGGTGCCCTCGCCTACTTCCTGCTCAGCGACAGCTTTGCCAACGCCAAGTGGCTCACGCCCCATGAGCGCGCGGTGCTGGAAGCCGACCAGGCCACCGACCTGGCCAACAAACCGAAGACCACCAGCGACTCGCTGCTGGAAGTGTTCAAGAACCCGGCCATCTGGGCATTCGGCCTGATCTACTTCTGCATCCAGAGCGGTGTGTACGCCATCAACTTCTGGCTGCCATCGATCATCAAGAACATGGGCTTCAGCGATAACCTGGTAATTGGCTGGCTGAGTGCGATCCCGTACCTGCTGGCGGCGGTGTTCATGTTGCTGGTGGGCCGCTCTGCCGACCTGCGCAAGGAGCGTCGCTGGCACTTGGTGGTGCCGATGTTGATGGGCGCGATCGGGCTGGTGATTGCGGTGAACTTTGCAACCACCCCGGCCATTGCGATCCTTGGCCTGACCATCGCCACCATGGGCGCCCTTACCGGCCTGCCGATGTTCTGGCCGGTGCCCACCGCCATGCTCAGCGCAGGTGCGGCAGCGGGTGGTTTGGCGTTGATCAACTCCATGGGCCAGATGGCGGGTTTCCTCAGCCCGTATATCGTCGGGTTTGTGAAGGACGCCACCGGGTCTACGGACATTGCGCTGTACCTGCTGGCGGCAGTGATCGTCGCGGGCAGTGTGTTGGCGTTGCGCATGACGCGCACACTCAAGGGCTGA
- a CDS encoding cbb3-type cytochrome c oxidase subunit 3 has product MWEIALNLAAVIGLYGAVEYCLRGQSKESLDEASLMPFADDPEVARRVELATGKRVNAVAPEAAKPGWGNVDI; this is encoded by the coding sequence ATGTGGGAGATAGCGCTGAACCTGGCGGCGGTGATTGGCCTGTATGGCGCGGTGGAGTATTGCTTGCGGGGCCAGTCGAAGGAGAGCCTGGATGAGGCCAGCCTGATGCCGTTTGCCGATGACCCGGAGGTGGCGCGGCGGGTGGAGTTGGCCACGGGCAAGCGGGTCAACGCGGTGGCGCCGGAAGCAGCAAAACCCGGCTGGGGCAATGTAGATATCTGA
- a CDS encoding SDR family oxidoreductase, which produces MNSPLSGKTIIVIGGSSGIGAAVAKQAVARGAQVVLAGRRLSSTVENGMRSEQVDVTDAASLQRLFETVGPFDHLVYTAGPAVQAKALIETDLNLAQDNFNVKLWGSLRAIQSALPFLAEHGSITLTSGQLGRKTVAGQFIKTGINAATEALGKQLAKELAPRRVNVVSPGVIDTEAYSGLSEEQRLAMFAKAGGALPVGRVGQAEEVAAGYVLAMENGFITGSVIDVDGGGLL; this is translated from the coding sequence ATGAATTCTCCCCTCAGCGGCAAAACCATCATCGTCATCGGCGGTAGCAGCGGCATTGGTGCCGCCGTGGCCAAGCAGGCCGTGGCACGCGGCGCCCAGGTGGTGCTGGCCGGGCGACGCTTGTCTTCAACCGTGGAGAACGGCATGCGCAGCGAGCAGGTAGACGTGACCGACGCGGCCTCGTTGCAGCGGTTGTTCGAAACGGTGGGGCCGTTTGATCATCTGGTCTATACCGCAGGCCCTGCGGTACAGGCGAAGGCATTGATCGAGACGGACCTGAACCTGGCGCAAGACAACTTCAACGTAAAACTCTGGGGTTCGCTGCGGGCGATCCAGTCGGCGCTGCCCTTTCTCGCCGAGCACGGCAGCATCACCCTGACGTCGGGACAGTTGGGGCGCAAAACGGTTGCAGGGCAATTCATCAAGACCGGGATCAATGCGGCCACTGAAGCGCTGGGCAAGCAACTGGCCAAGGAACTGGCGCCACGCAGGGTCAATGTGGTGAGTCCTGGGGTGATCGATACCGAGGCGTATTCGGGCTTATCCGAGGAGCAGCGACTGGCAATGTTTGCCAAGGCGGGCGGGGCATTGCCGGTGGGGCGAGTGGGGCAGGCCGAAGAAGTGGCTGCCGGGTACGTACTGGCGATGGAGAACGGGTTTATCACTGGCAGCGTGATTGATGTCGACGGCGGTGGATTGCTCTAA
- a CDS encoding glycerate kinase: protein MKIIIAPDSFKDSLSAEGVANAIAEGLASVWPDAELIKCPMADGGEGTVESVLAACQGELRTNRVQGPLGGSVDAHWGWLAESHTAIIEMAEASGLQLVPPGQRDACSSSTFGTGELIRAALDAGAQRIILAIGGSATNDGGAGAMLALGVQLLDAEEAALPLGGLALAKLSRISLEQLDPRLAQVRFEIAADVNNPLCGPHGASAIFGPQKGANPQQVEQLDAALGHFADHCAKVLPKDVRDEPGSGAAGGLGFAAKAFLGAQFRAGVEVVAELVGLEKAVRGADLVITGEGRFDAQTLRGKTPFGVARIAKQYNVPVIVIAGTLGDGYEQMYAHGVDAAFALPSGPTTLEQACSEAPRLLRERASDIARVWKLVAARPR from the coding sequence ATGAAAATCATCATCGCCCCCGATTCGTTCAAGGACAGCCTGAGTGCTGAAGGCGTGGCGAATGCCATTGCCGAGGGGTTGGCCAGCGTGTGGCCCGACGCCGAGCTGATCAAGTGCCCGATGGCGGACGGTGGTGAGGGCACGGTGGAGTCGGTACTCGCCGCCTGCCAGGGCGAGTTGCGCACCAACCGTGTGCAAGGGCCATTGGGTGGCAGTGTCGACGCGCATTGGGGCTGGCTGGCCGAGAGCCACACCGCAATCATCGAAATGGCCGAGGCCAGCGGTCTGCAACTCGTGCCACCGGGTCAGCGAGATGCGTGTTCCAGCAGCACCTTCGGCACTGGCGAGCTGATCCGCGCCGCCCTGGATGCCGGCGCCCAACGCATCATCCTGGCCATTGGCGGCAGCGCCACCAACGATGGAGGGGCGGGGGCGATGCTGGCTCTCGGTGTGCAATTGCTTGATGCCGAAGAGGCTGCATTGCCCCTGGGCGGCCTGGCGCTGGCCAAGCTGTCGCGCATCAGCCTTGAGCAACTGGACCCACGCCTGGCCCAGGTGCGCTTCGAAATTGCCGCCGACGTGAACAATCCACTGTGCGGCCCCCACGGTGCCTCGGCGATTTTCGGCCCGCAAAAAGGCGCCAATCCCCAGCAAGTCGAACAACTGGATGCCGCCCTCGGCCATTTCGCCGATCACTGCGCCAAGGTCTTGCCCAAAGATGTACGCGACGAACCCGGCAGCGGCGCCGCCGGCGGCCTGGGCTTTGCCGCCAAGGCGTTCCTTGGCGCACAGTTTCGTGCAGGGGTTGAAGTGGTCGCCGAGCTGGTGGGGCTCGAAAAGGCCGTGCGTGGCGCTGACCTGGTCATCACCGGCGAAGGCCGCTTCGACGCCCAGACCCTGCGGGGCAAAACCCCGTTTGGCGTCGCGCGGATCGCCAAACAGTACAACGTGCCAGTGATTGTGATCGCCGGCACCTTGGGTGATGGCTACGAGCAGATGTACGCCCACGGTGTGGATGCCGCGTTCGCCTTGCCGTCCGGCCCGACTACCCTGGAACAGGCCTGCAGCGAGGCGCCGCGCCTGTTGCGCGAGCGCGCCTCGGACATCGCCCGGGTCTGGAAACTGGTTGCTGCGCGGCCCCGATAA
- the ccoN gene encoding cytochrome-c oxidase, cbb3-type subunit I, with protein sequence MQPPSTAQAYNYKVVRQFVIATIVWGVVGMAMGVWIASQLVWPEMNLDLPWTTFGRLRPLHTSLVIFGFAGSAQFAASYYAVQRTCQVRLYSDKLAAFTFWGWQSVIVIMLVSLPLGYTTTKEYAEIEFTGAVWMTVVWVAYAIVFFTTVVQRKTQHIYVGNWFFGAFIVVIAMLHVVNHLSIPVDWFKSYPVYSGATDAMVQWWYGHNAVGFFLTTGFLGMMYYFVPKQVGRPVYSYRLSIVHFWALITLYIWAGPHHLHYTALPDWAQSLGMAMSLILLAPSWGGMINGMMTLSGAWHKLRTDPILRFLVLSLAFYGMSTFEGPMMAIKTVNALSHYTDWTIGHVHAGALGWVAMITFGSLYHMIPKIFGRVQMHSVGLINMHFWLATIGTVLYIASMWVNGITQGLMWRAVNDDGTLTYSFVEALQASHPGFVVRFVGGVFFLSGMLLMAYNTWRTVRVADLKVAQLEAQIA encoded by the coding sequence ATGCAACCACCATCAACCGCACAGGCCTACAACTACAAGGTCGTGCGTCAATTCGTCATTGCAACCATCGTTTGGGGCGTGGTCGGCATGGCCATGGGCGTGTGGATCGCCTCGCAACTGGTCTGGCCGGAAATGAACCTCGACCTGCCGTGGACCACCTTCGGCCGCCTGCGCCCGCTGCACACCAGCCTGGTGATTTTCGGCTTTGCCGGCAGCGCGCAATTCGCCGCCAGCTACTACGCAGTACAGCGCACCTGCCAGGTGCGGCTGTACTCGGACAAGCTCGCCGCCTTTACCTTTTGGGGCTGGCAGTCGGTGATCGTGATCATGTTGGTCAGCCTGCCCCTGGGCTACACCACCACCAAGGAATACGCCGAGATCGAGTTCACCGGCGCCGTGTGGATGACCGTGGTGTGGGTGGCTTATGCCATCGTGTTTTTCACCACGGTGGTGCAACGCAAGACCCAGCATATCTATGTCGGCAACTGGTTCTTTGGTGCGTTTATCGTGGTGATCGCGATGCTGCACGTGGTCAATCACCTGTCGATCCCGGTGGACTGGTTCAAGTCCTACCCGGTGTACTCCGGCGCCACTGATGCCATGGTGCAGTGGTGGTACGGGCACAACGCGGTGGGTTTCTTCCTGACCACCGGTTTCCTGGGGATGATGTATTACTTCGTGCCCAAGCAAGTCGGGCGGCCGGTGTATTCCTATCGTTTGTCCATCGTGCACTTCTGGGCGTTGATCACCCTGTACATCTGGGCCGGCCCGCACCACTTGCACTACACCGCGCTGCCGGACTGGGCGCAGTCCCTGGGCATGGCGATGTCGCTGATCCTGCTGGCGCCCAGCTGGGGCGGGATGATCAACGGCATGATGACGCTTTCCGGGGCCTGGCATAAATTGCGCACCGACCCGATCCTGCGTTTCCTGGTGCTGTCGCTGGCGTTCTACGGGATGTCGACGTTTGAAGGGCCGATGATGGCGATCAAGACCGTCAACGCCCTGTCCCACTACACCGACTGGACCATTGGCCACGTCCACGCCGGGGCCTTGGGCTGGGTGGCGATGATCACGTTTGGCTCGCTGTACCACATGATCCCGAAAATATTCGGGCGCGTGCAGATGCACAGTGTGGGGCTGATCAATATGCACTTCTGGCTGGCGACCATTGGCACGGTGCTGTACATCGCATCGATGTGGGTCAACGGCATCACCCAGGGCTTGATGTGGCGGGCGGTGAACGATGACGGCACCCTCACCTACTCCTTTGTGGAAGCCTTGCAGGCCAGCCATCCGGGGTTTGTGGTGCGCTTTGTCGGCGGGGTGTTCTTCCTCAGCGGCATGTTGCTGATGGCGTACAACACTTGGCGCACGGTGCGCGTGGCGGATCTGAAGGTGGCGCAGCTTGAAGCGCAGATCGCCTGA